A region of Anolis sagrei isolate rAnoSag1 chromosome 2, rAnoSag1.mat, whole genome shotgun sequence DNA encodes the following proteins:
- the LOC132765677 gene encoding vomeronasal type-2 receptor 26-like: protein MEYWQILPFLFAIRDINQDPLLLPNITLGYNVYENYFNERITYDAVIDLLSSGQQSVPNYSCGKQRNLLVVIEGANTEISSHISSILDIYKTPQVSYGFLSNAFGGKSQLPFLYRIAPKQEPPYLGIVKLLLHLKWTWVGLFAPENDTGEKFLSTFRSVANQNGVCIAFTETLPVLNFGEQFTTSTKFNMLSFLLDKIVNVAVYQLDPFIVYTQGLLIRHVEKTRNSTVGKVWISTALQDHTMRLLHRVVDLQHKHVSLSFSVQMNKRRHYSDFDQNMIYLTQFGEAAFHCSFSRPFPSVKILKRCAEKNTVKKLPQDVIERILSQDTYSIYNALKAVAWTLHEAHSSQLKSMRMMGGNRLTLQRVLSWKLHPFLRNFELYNTSRDGIYLDENGDLAADFHIMNWVVSPNKSTAGIEVGSIERWNSSKTKFTIDQSAIVWAEWFNQIVPISRCTESCHPGYAKLTREGEQACCYDCAFCAEGTISTQEDDDHCIKCPDEDYSNKDRTECLAKSISYLSYKDPLGICIAFFALFFSLITGFVLGIFLKYQETAMVKANNRDLTYMLLVSLLLSFLSSFLFIGQPRTVTCLLRQTAFSIIFSVAVSSLLAKTIMVVVAFMATKPGSRMRKWLGKSLANSVVISCSIVQVAICVVWLGVSPPFPDSDMNSHPGQIILQCNEGSMVMFYSALGYMGFLAAICFTVAFLARKLPGSFNEAKLITFSMLVFCSVWVSFVPTYLSTKGKYMVAVQLFSILSSSLGLLGCIFIPKCYIILFRPHLNTKNFLMLKTQDGT from the exons ATGGAGTACTGGCAGATCCTGCCATTCTTGTTTGCCATTCGTGACATCAACCAAGATCCACTGCTCTTACCCAACATCACACTGGGCTACAATGTCTATGAGAACTATTTCAATGAACGAATAACTTATGATGCTGTGATAGACCTGCTATCGTCTGGACAACAGAGCGTTCCAAATTATAGCTGTGGGAAGCAGAGGAACCTCTTGGTGGTTATTGAAGGGGCCAACACTGAAATTTCCAGCCACATCTCAAGCATCTTGGACATCTACAAAACCCCACAG GTCAGCTATGGCTTCCTTAGTAATGCTTTTGGTGGAAAAAGTCAATTACCTTTTCTGTACCGAATAGCCCCAAAGCAAGAACCTCCGTACCTGGGCATTGTCAAACTGCTCCTGCATTTAAAATGGACTTGGGTTGGCCTTTTTGCTCCAGAGAATGACACTGGTGAAAAGTTCCTGAGTACCTTCAGATCTGTGGCCAACCAGAATGGTGTTTGCATTGCCTTCACAGAAACGCTTCCTGTGCTGAATTTTGGCGAGCAATTCACAACCAGCACCAAATTCAATATGCTTTCATTTCTTTTGGATAAAATAGTCAATGTAGCTGTTTATCAACTGGACCCTTTTATTGTATATACACAAGGGCTACTTATAAGACATGTTGAAAAGACCAGAAACTCAACGGTGGGGAAAGTTTGGATTTCAACAGCTTTGCAGGACCACACCATGAGATTGCTGCACAGAGTGGTTGATCTCCAGCACAAACATGTCTCTTTGTCCTTCTCTGTCCAGATGAATAAAAGGAGACACTATAGTGACTTTGACCAAAATATGATTTATCTCACACAGTTTGGAGAAGCGGCATTTCATTGTTCCTTTTCACGGCCATTTCCATCTGTGAAAATCTTGAAAAGGTGTGCAGAAAAGAACACTGTGAAGAAGCTCCCTCAGGATGTGATTGAGAGAATCCTTTCTCAAGACACCTACAGCATTTATAATGCCCTCAAGGCTGTGGCATGGACCTTGCATGAGGCACACTCTTCCCAATTGAAGTCGATGAGAATGATGGGTGGAAACAGGTTGACTCTTCAAAGGGTCCTTTCATGGAAG CTTCATCCTTTCCTTAGAAACTTTGAGCTTTATAATACTTCCAGGGATGGTATTTATTTAGATGAGAATGGAGATCTGGCAGCTGACTTTCATATTATGAATTGGGTGGTTTCCCCCAACAAATCCACTGCTGGAATTGAGGTTGGAAGTATAGAGAGATGGAACTCCTCAAAGACCAAGTTCACCATTGACCAGAGTGCCATTGTATGGGCTGAGTGGTTTAATCAG ATTGTGCCCATTTCTAGATGTACTGAAAGTTGTCACCCTGGATATGCCAAACTGACGAGGGAAGGAGAGCAGGCTTGTTGCTATGATTGTGCCTTTTGTGCGGAAGGAACCATCTCCACCCAGGAAG ATGATGATCACTGCATTAAGTGTCCAGATGAAGATTACTCCAACAAGGATCGCACAGAATGTCTTGCCAAGTCTATCAGCTACCTCTCCTACAAAGACCCTTTGGGAATCTGCATAGCTTTCTTTGCCCTGTTCTTTTCTCTAATCACAGGGTTTGTCTTAGGCATTTTTCTTAAATACCAGGAAACAGCCATGGTCAAAGCCAACAACCGTGATCTCACCTACATGCTTCTCGTCTCCCTCCTGCTTTCCTTCTTGTCCTCCTTTTTATTCATTGGCCAACCGCGGACGGTAACTTGCCTTCTTCGACAAACTGCTTTCAGCATTATCTTCTCAGTGGCTGTCTCATCCTTGTTGGCAAAAACCATCATGGTGGTGGTGGCCTTTATGGCCACTAAACCAGGAAGCAGGATGAGGAAATGGCTGGGGAAGAGTTTGGCCAACTCCGTTGTCATTTCTTGCTCTATTGTTCAAGTGGCCATCTGTGTAGTCTGGCTAGGAGTCTCTCCTCCGTTTCCAGATTCCGACATGAACTCACATCCTGGGCAGATCATATTGCAATGCAATGAGGGGTCTATGGTCATGTTTTACAGTGCCCTCGGCTACATGGGTTTTCTGGCAGCCATTTGTTTCACTGTGGCTTTCCTTGCCAGGAAGTTGCCAGGGTCTTTCAATGAGGCCAAGCTGATCACCTTCAGCATGCTGGTATTTTGTAGTGTTTGGGTCTCCTTTGTGCCCACCTATCTGAGCACCAAAGGGAAATACATGGTGGCTGTGCAACTCTTCTCTATTTTGTCCTCCAGTCTGGGGTTACTGGGTTGCATTTTTATCCCCAAATGCTACATTATACTGTTTAGACCTCACTTGAATACAAAGAACTTTCTAATGCTGAAAACTCAAGATGGCACTTGA